Part of the Carassius carassius chromosome 20, fCarCar2.1, whole genome shotgun sequence genome, AGGAGGCTACTGCAGGGCGTTGCCAAGGTTACAGGAGGCAGTACAGAGTTTCTCAGTGAGGAAGAAAGGCTCCAGCCAAAGGTGTGAGAGTTCACAGCGCCCTCTACAGGGACAGACACAGAACCGCTATTCAATCGCTATCAACTCAGTTTAAACCAGTATtaaagtatttatataattttatacttttaataataatacaataaaatattatttataacaataaaataataataattatatatttttttgttttattataaataatatttaattaattatggtAGTACCTTAATATTTGTCTGTGGACATCTGCAGAGATTTCTTAAAAACTATTCACCTATTTCTGTATTGTAGTGTAGTTATCAGTGTTTTGATTATTCTCTACAGTTGATTAAATGTCTAAAGAAAGCTCTGGAACCTGTGTTGATGGATGTAAGGATTGATTGGTATGTGCCGGACAATGTGGAGGCCCTTCTCTCACCCAATGAAATACCTCCGCTCTACCCTGGCACCTGCCTGATTGGCTACTGCACTCTATATGACATGTCTggattcaaggcccagaaaagtgaGGTGAGACACTGTACAGTACCACACATAGTTTCTCCTGTTCAATACATGCCAAAATGAGGATGTGTTGATATAAATGAGATGCATACAGTTGCATAAATTCTTAGTTTGTGTCTGTACACTTGTTTATAAGCAGGTGAAGCCTCGTCCATACAGAAGCCGTCCACGTGGTTCTTCAGGGTCGGTTTTTGAGCTCTCTCCCTCAACAACTGAGCTTCTTCAGCCTCTGGTTCCTCCAGAGGAACGAGAGAGAGATGCTGTAAAAGAGTGTGTGGTGGAAGGAGACTTTGAGGAGGCGCTGCTGGAAATTTCACGCGAAATCTCTTCGGAATTCTCCTGCGCACATACCACCGATAACGCCGTCAGCCCTGGTAAGACTATAGGatctgtttatgatttaactacactgcattgtgggataccaCATAGAAGTTGTAGAAGTAGTAGTAGGTCTATTCCATTCATACAAAATTTGTGCACAGTCTACATAATgcatgcttaaagggatagtccatccaaaaatgaaacGTATATGCATCACTCATTATCTGTGGAATTTATataaaagaacatattttgaaaaatgtcaataACACAGCACTGCATCATATTTACTCAATGAAATACAATACTTGTTTCTTAATTATTTAGGGGTGCTGATTCAAAAAATACTGCATCTTTGCAATTCTTAGCATTTTCTCTTTTGACAATCATTTGTAAAGTGAAGAAGTCTTGTATTATTAATAAGTCAACAAAAGCAAGCCATACAAGCTttgaacaaaatgagggtgagtagctgacagaattataatttttgggtgaacagtcCCTTTAAAAAACGTAGCCATTTCCAACATACCTTATGTGATCCGTAGGTGGCGACACTGACTACAGCACCAGTGATGTGCGCCGGCGTATTCAACAGGACTCCTATGTTCAGGATCAGTACGTGTTGACACACTGTTCTCTGAGCAGTGAGAAGGCCTTCTTGTCTGTTTCTCCCCAAGCAGAGAGCTCTGTGCTGGGCATGGGTTCTCTGCCACATGGCTTGGAGAGAATGGAGCCCACACAGGGTAGAGGACTCTCACGCTGGGAATCTCCATGGACTCAGAACGTCACCTCTTCAGGGGACACCGATTCTGCATCAGGGAAGGTGACAGCAGCAGATGTATTTAAGAATTCACTACACATAAAGAAAGTTTTTCAAGTTTTACATATACATGTGTATTATCAGTAATCTAAAAAAGCCTGCAATAGAAATTTagatactttaaaaataaaattgactggTTCTCTTGTAACTTTaattccacacacaaaaaaaaaaaaaccttttaaaataaatatacaatttcagATAAAATAATTTCAGGTGGGTCCACATATTTGTCATGTGCCATTAACGAAAACCTAAAAAactaaaattcatttattttattaaagacaAGACATTGCATGATTTACATTTGAATGAATTTTAAATGACTTAAAATCCAAATTTTTTGTAAACATGAAAttcaatgaaataaataaattaggatgctaatatttacagtttaaagtttacgccttacaataaggtctcattcGTTAACATTagcttgaactaacaatgaatactTCTAcgtcatttattaatcttagtaaaTTAGAAGCTAAGCATATAGTAATATAGCATACCATTTAACATGAGCAACAAACAACTGTATTTttaacaaacattaataaatgctgtaaaaaaaatatattgctcaTTGCTAGTTTATGTTAtgcactaatgttaacaaataagactttttgtaaagtgttactgattaaagaaatagtttaccaaaaaataaaattagcagaaaatgtactcatccaagatgtagatgagtttgattcGGAGAAAtatagcaatattatggatagaggactcatacaTCAGCCACAAACATCGGTGGATGAGTGCATTTTCTGCTAATtcctgggtgaactattcctttaaataaataaaggctaaACTGACAGAACAGACTTAacataaaatagaaattaaaaaatgtaaaactatcATTCTAACTGGTAGTCTCCGTCTATGTTTCTGTAGGCTGGCAAGCTCTTAGATGAGTCTCGTCGCAGACAGAAGGCACTAGCTCGCTCTGCTCTGGCTAGCCGAAGTTTCTCATCCCCGCAGGGTGACCTGGACATGCACCGGCTCAGGAGGGCGCTAGAAAAGGTCTCATTTGAGCAGGCCGTAGGGGGCCGACTGGAGGAGAGTGACACAGACACCCACAGCACTTCACGAGGAGGTCTATCCCGCCCTAGTCTGACAGAATCCAGTGAGGGAAAACACTCGAATAGTTTATGCATtaacataaatacacacagatgCATTTAAACATGGTCAACATATTAAATCATCCATTTCTTTTTACCTACCACTCTCTATCCAGACAGCCTCCTGTTCCCCGGTTCCCCGCTAGACTGGGACACCTTCACCGATCCTGAAGGCCTATTTTCAGCGGTTCCCCCAAACGAGTTCCAGGCTTCAGGGGCAGAGTGTCGCTCAGTCATCCATGGCATGCTGGGAGGAAGGGCTGTATCCTGGGAGGTCCGTGTGGATCTGTCTCTTCTGTGGGACACCCTGTCAACCAGCACTGGGTCCTGGGATGAGATTATCCACCAGCTGACCGCAAGATCTGTCATCAGAGACTTTGAAAACATGGCGGAGAAAGAAACTGATATAGAAGTTGAAAGAGGTCTAGTAGGAATAACAGTTAAAAAATACTGAATTTGAAGTAATAAACCAGCTGCACCATCCACATATGTTTTTTCCCCCTGTTGTTTGGGTGTAGGTCCTTCCAGACGGTACAGAATGAAAGCGATCCAGACCAGCAAGAGCTGTGGAATTGTCTCAATGTACACAAGCTTCACCACCACTGACACCAACACGAGAAATCAAcctcagtgcacacacatacgacacacaggtacacacacatgcTGCAGCACAGACATTCCACACTCAGTCTCACGGAAAGCCTGTGACACAAAACAGACAAGCTTAACTACATGGTGGGAATGAaattctcctgtgtgtgtgtgttttaggtgtgttgttTGGGACTGGACACAATTCTCACTCTGGCAGCAGAAGACAGAAGTTGTGCTCGGTGGGATTCGGACGCCGTCCCTCCAGCAGAGCCAGTGAAGAGACAGAAGACACACACACCTCAACAGGTAACTAAAAAGTTTAATATGCACGTCCACATATAGTACATGTTTAAgtaacatacactaccattcagaagtttgggcacagcaatatatatatatatttttgttagaaGGAATACTTAACATTCTGCAAGGACAAATTatattgaccaaaagtgacagtgaagacatttaaatGCTCATTTGAATATGCTAGTCatcaaaaaatctttttaaaaggtttcatgatttcaactaaaatattaagccacacaactgttttcaacattgataacagtaAATATtatttgagcactaaatcagcgtATTGGAATGAATTCTTAAGCATAATTGTGACTTTGtatcatacatttttttctcagaactgtgtGATAGAAACTCGCAATTCtatgaaataaagtcagaattgtgagtttatctcaaacattgttgtttttataACACGCAGTTGTGAAAGAAGCAACTCATGAAAATTGTGCAACTGAATTTCTATTGTTTTCTTGGACCTAGACAGAGACGACACACCTGCATCCCCTTGTAGCATGACATCCTGGGACAAAAGTGAGtataagagaaagaaaaaatgttttaaggTGCGGTCGCATTTGTGACATATTAGtacaatttcacaaaaaaattgtcTATTGTCTATAGTGTAGTGATCCATAAAGCATGGAATCACTTTAAAACCAAGCAGCTATTTGTTAGTCAGTGCTGTGAATTTGCATGAGCAGCTTCACAAGTGAAATCTGTGTGGGCAACTTTATCACCTTTATATCGCTCACAAAAGTGTGACTGCACCTTTATGATTGTCTATGCCTTAAAATGACCCAATATTTCATTGGTGAACTGTGGGGGTAATAATAGTTTGTTTTTCAGGCACAGGAGGAAGCATCAGTCCATCAGCTGTGTCTTCTCGCTCTCAGCGCTCTGTGGAAAGTTTCTTCGGGTCTAAGTAAGTGCTGACCTGCATAAGCATCACACTTAGTAATTAATTTATATCACACTACATTTCTGTGTTCTCCAGGTTCAATCTGGGCAGACTAAAGGTCAACAATGGAAAACAAGCTCCTCTTAAACCTCACTGTCTTTCTGCAGAGACTGAAAGACACATAGAGACAGATACGCCGGACTACTTGCCCCTGGTTGGTGTAATTCCATACTGATTTACGAAACTAATCACCACCTAAAGTTGAAGTCACCTACATCTGTTTTCGTGTCCCCACAGGTGCGCCTACAGTTGGCATCAGGTGCGTTTCTGCTGTCTGAATCCTACTCAGAGTGCATCCAGATCCCTCTGGACCGGCTGAAAAGAGCGTCCCCGTACCTGAGCCACCGCAGCAGTCTGAGCCCCCCTTTCCGTTGTACCTCACCACCCACGTCAGCGAGACACATGCGAGACTCATGGGCCGACCCCTTGGAGGAAGGCTCTCCAAAATTGGTAGGTGGAGTCACGCAGGCTGACAGTGGGCGGGGCTCTGAGACTGACACTTGTGAAGGTCCTCCATTGGATCCTGCAGAAACCCATGGAGAGGAATTGGCACAGATGGACATAGAGAGCTCAAGCTGGGCCACGGCGGTGGCTCTGGCCTGGCTGGAGCACCGTTGCGCTGGGTTTTTTGTGGAGTGGGAGCTGGTGGCTGCCAAGGCAGATTTCTGGCTGAAGTGTCAGTCGCTGCCAGAGGGGGTTGACCTGGCAGGGTTGAGGGCAGCGGCCAGGCAGCTTTTCCTGCTGTTGCGTCACTGGGATGAAAACATCAAATTGAACGTGCTCTGCTACAACCCCAATAACATGTGAGAAAGGACCCCAAGAAACATGTGAGCCACCAGGATTTGAAGCCTCAAAGATGAAGCTTTTGGCTCTTTAATTGAATTTAACCCTGTTGGCTAGACTCACAATTCAACTTTATAGCAGAATAGAATTTATCtaagatgtccttcaagatggagATAAAGGATTGTGAGTGTGTTCCAGTTTTTCCATATGCCTAGACCACAATGCTGTTCAAGCTTTGCCTTAATCTTTGGGCCTCGGTCTAATTACGCAGTAGAATGCAGTTCACTGCAAATCTGATAGCACTTTATCTTAGCAATAGCATAATTACTATTATGGGATGCTTTGTGAAACCAATCATCAACATATATAGCAGGCCAAAATTACACATTCTTGCCTTAacttacactaccgttcaaaagtttcgGATGAGTAAGTGTTATTGTTTTTCCAGCAAGGACacattgaattaatcaaaagtgaccaaaaaattacaatgttacactttcaaataaatgttatttttaactttctattcattaaaaagaatccttaaaaaaaaacatatcagtttccacaaaaatattatgcagtacaactggtttcaacattgataacaataaatgGTTCTTAAGCAGCCAATCAgcgtataagaatgatttctgaacagtCATGTGATACTGGAGTAatgcggaaaattcagctttgtaatcacagtaataaattacaatgtaaaatatattaaaatagaaaatatttcaaattgtaataatattgtatttttgattaaataaatacaaccttggtgagcatgatgacttcttttaaaaacatgtgaaaaatcttactgaccccaaacttttgaacttaaGTGTACAACAGCTGTTTGAACTTGATGAATCTATTTCTTAGTTTAGTCACGTTTTAAATTTGACTATTTAAACCACCTTTTCAGCATTGACTGATTCTGTCAGTATTTCTCAGTTTTAGAGCTGTTAAGCATTTAAACAGTCTAAACAACATTGGTAAATTGTATCTGTGTAGGctcatttgtgttttgttttgtttttgacagAAATTGAATTGTGTGTTTGGCAATGACTGCTTGCTTTTATGCTTCTTGAGATATTTTGGATTTAGGTATTTAGTTTGTTCTTTTTGGAGTCTGCTTAAAAGCATGAGTTTTCAGGTAACATCACAAAAATAATCTGCAAAACCTGGGGCTATATTTTTCATGTTCAATCATAGGAAGAATCGGAACCATGGTAACTATGAATGTTATGAAATTGAGACTTTTCAATCACTTACAAATCTATACAATAAAATGCTCTGGATGATTCCAAATGATACTTCTTCAGGTTTTATTATACTGTTGTTTCAAACAGTAAGGGCTGTAATTGTTCACTGTACCTGTTCATCTGTTTTGCCCACTTTCGTACTCATGAGCCTGTCAAAAAACttggaaatgaaataaaatcatgGACAACAGTTGTATTACGATTACCGACTACCCTTTGGATTAGGCAAATGCATATCATGCaaaaagcaaattaaaaaaatccaaaagcaaGCAATTCATAAGAATAAGATTCATAAAAACAATGATTCACACTtcatcacagaaaaataaaaatcacactcTAAATATGAAGCATTTCAGCATTGAATCTCTCTTCatgctaaaaaaagaaacaaacagagaacacaaaaaagaaagaccacagacagaaaacaaactacttaaaagaaatggaaaagcaGATCTACGCTGTTTCCTTGTGCCCTATAAATGTAACAATATGAACCTGTTGAATTTTTTGACATAATTGTGCATGGCTGGAAAAATCAACtacttaagggatagttcacaaaaaaaaaaaaaagatttggccatcatttactcaccaaggTTTTTCTTAAAAGagatattttatgatttttttctgtttgtttgtttttccataaAATGGTACATACAAGATCTTTAAAATGCCTTCCTTTATGTTGCACAGATGAAAGGTTTggacgacatgagagtgagtaaatgacataattttatatTTGAGTGAACCATTTCTATGAAAAAATCCCTGAATAATTATTAATGAGCTTAAAggtatggttcacccaaaaaaagaaaactccgtcattaattactcaacctcatgtcgttcctaacCTGTAAGACCTTggttcttcagaacacaaattaacacTTCTTgttgaaatccaagagctttctgaccctgcatagacaataacaaaactaccacgttcaagacccagaaaggtagtaagtgTTGTGTGGTAGTTGTGCTGATGTCTATGGAGTgtaagaaagctctcggatttcatcaaaaatatcttaatttgtgttctgaactTGAATGaagatcttatgggtttggaaaagcatgagggtgagtaattaatgacagaatatttgggtgaatataatatataatatcttgTACAAATAAACTGGCCTGAATGAGCCCATTGGCCAACAAGAAGACATATTTGAGGTCTCAAAGGTCAACTGTGTTGATATTCTGCATAAAAATGAATTTCCTTCCAATAAAGATTCAATCACATTTCCCACCCCAACATCCTTGACTACGCATCACATTAGTCCTTAAGTATCCTGAGAAGCATGTAAACTTTGTAAAACCCCAATATAGTAACTTCACACTACCTCCATTAACAAAAACCCCTGATACCAACTCCGGGCACAGGTCCCTGGCCCAGTGTGTCCCTCTGGTACAGGAGCTTGCAGACAGGCCTGGAATCCAGGGATCATCCCAAACAGTGCCCCAGTCAGGTTGAGGTTCAATGGCGCTTAGCTTTGTTGTCTAACTTCTGAGATGGAAGAGCTGGGGATGGGTTGAGCCACAAACAGAGCAGGATGATGAAATGGCAGACATGCAGTGATAGAGAGCTGTAGTTGGTGGACGGATACGTGTTCCAGGACAGCTCTATCAGACCCAGAATCAACACCCTAAAAGAGAGTGAATAATAATTATCTCTGAGTAACTAAACATATACTCCCAAACAACACATGAACTAAACTAAATAATACacagatataaatataaaaaaaaaaaaaaaaaaaaaaaaaaaaaccttaagtctGTCTTACCTGAGCAGGTGGGCAAGTTTCTTGACTCCTCCACTCCACAGCAGGTAGGGTAGCGTATGGAAGTACCAGACATAAAACTGATAATGCAGTGATCTACTGAAGCACATGCCAATGAAATTAGAAGTGAAAAGAACCAGAAAAGAATCAGAACTGTCTGTATGATCTGGGTTAAGGAACCATTTCCATCAGATCAACTAGGACTAACAGTGCAAAGTTCAGGAATGCctggtttattttaaataatttgaaaccaATCCAACATACATTTGAATTAAACAACCATAAAAAGGATATGATCAGCACTGAGCTTGTGTACAGTCTCTTTTCTTTCAGACAGATCTGTTAGAATAGACCAAATACTGTTCCCAGATCTGTAATAGACAATTTTTATACGACCTTTGGCGTATTTAGTTCTTAACATTGGCCTTACAACTTGTTGTAATGTTTCTGTTCAACTAATTAAGCTGCAAGTTCTATTAAAAGACCTTTAAATGGTTTTTGACCTTAAAATTTAAGATgatttaaccatttaaaatacCGCTACTAATTACAAGCTTAAAGGTGCTATAtataagtttttgactctactaaagcataaaaataccataatatttttgcagatatttaaaaaacatattaagttaacatacttgtttatttgataaacaatgccacagtcagttattctcctgtCGTTGAATGTCTgtccactgccagtttacccaattgtatttcgccatcccgggttgccagttggcggaaaacacaCCGGACCGGGTGAAAAAAAACACcatctccaatattttgaatttggactgcaatacctagttcaaccaatcagtgtcaatcctacatacagcacctttaattgtAGTGTTTTGATTGTTGTACCTCTTCCATCTTTTCAGTGCAAACAGAACCAGTGTAGTAATGTGAGCCAAAAGCAGAGCCAGGTGGAAGTATCTACTCAAGAACACATCCTCAGGAAGAAAACGCCAGTTCACCGTCCATTTAAACAGAAACTGCCTGCCCAAGTCAAACGCCCGACTAATATAGCCGACCGGGTTCACCAAGAGGAACGACAGTCCTAATACCAGCTGAAAAGGAGAAAAACAGAGTGGTACATGAAAAGctggtgtaaaaaaacaaacaaaaaaaaaaattggaaaaaaagttaaatcacttaacaaatatgtgtatgtgtttgtttgagcGTCTAACCTGAATTGCAGCACAGAGAGTGAGTTTGGGTAAAGTTTTCCATAGACCGAACTCACacaggaggaggaagagaagaCCAGGAGCAAAGAGCAGGACATTCATCTTCACAGACACAGCTAAACTGTCCACAGCACAGacaaatatatactttaaatgcacacacaatGCTGAAATGTTGAAGTGTTACAGTGTTGAAGAGTTCAGGCATCGAAACATTGTACTGAAGTAGTGGTATCTTTAATGgcatagagagagaaaaaagtcaaAGAGTTAAAAATCTCTCTTACCATTCATCTATCACTCCATATAGAATGAAAATGTTTCTACTTGCCTGTAGA contains:
- the vwa5b2 gene encoding von Willebrand factor A domain-containing protein 5B2 isoform X3 gives rise to the protein MPGLKNRTTWAPLLLKTSDITSCANGCSLGITAHLTYVNTDPEPVEGVFVYPLGEKEVVVGFEAVVSGRLVSLELQSRGKLEDCCLDCCPGSTRHTQCGHSKEWGCCGGTGLEIQCSNGHLLLDEDLERSTFIVSTGQIGPLEIVSVVISTTLELPTLENGAIHLVYPTVLTPIVRSRIHPGKSENGGKSDENSPTTCFGSVSGKQERMLGVGQQCTHALLNSTATNLSPYQLSFQLLVRGACLLAGLESPTHALRADADPSAQSASATYITLAEEHSCDRHLEIILHLSEPHSPLVILERGRLTFSEYEQQIRARRDFNRFARKEAESEKRLEFVRRRYHKDLLLNPVLMLNFSPDLLSEPTELQQASRELIFLIDNSNTMTQHNINKIKEGMLVAIKSLPTRSILNITSICSTVRPLFNSSKPCTDSTVTQALAYIQKIRTDQGGANLWGALSWVYRQPIHRSCPRQLFIIMDGTCRNVGHILELVRRNASNVRCFSLGLGPQACRRLLQGVAKVTGGSTEFLSEEERLQPKLIKCLKKALEPVLMDVRIDWYVPDNVEALLSPNEIPPLYPGTCLIGYCTLYDMSGFKAQKSEQVKPRPYRSRPRGSSGSVFELSPSTTELLQPLVPPEERERDAVKECVVEGDFEEALLEISREISSEFSCAHTTDNAVSPGGDTDYSTSDVRRRIQQDSYVQDQYVLTHCSLSSEKAFLSVSPQAESSVLGMGSLPHGLERMEPTQGRGLSRWESPWTQNVTSSGDTDSASGKAGKLLDESRRRQKALARSALASRSFSSPQGDLDMHRLRRALEKVSFEQAVGGRLEESDTDTHSTSRGGLSRPSLTESNSLLFPGSPLDWDTFTDPEGLFSAVPPNEFQASGAECRSVIHGMLGGRAVSWEVRVDLSLLWDTLSTSTGSWDEIIHQLTARSVIRDFENMAEKETDIEVERGPSRRYRMKAIQTSKSCGIVSMYTSFTTTDTNTRNQPQCTHIRHTGVLFGTGHNSHSGSRRQKLCSVGFGRRPSSRASEETEDTHTSTDRDDTPASPCSMTSWDKRGSISPSAVSSRSQRSVESFFGSKFNLGRLKVNNGKQAPLKPHCLSAETERHIETDTPDYLPLVRLQLASGAFLLSESYSECIQIPLDRLKRASPYLSHRSSLSPPFRCTSPPTSARHMRDSWADPLEEGSPKLVGGVTQADSGRGSETDTCEGPPLDPAETHGEELAQMDIESSSWATAVALAWLEHRCAGFFVEWELVAAKADFWLKCQSLPEGVDLAGLRAAARQLFLLLRHWDENIKLNVLCYNPNNM
- the vwa5b2 gene encoding von Willebrand factor A domain-containing protein 5B2 isoform X2 → MPGLKNRTTWAPLLLKTSDITSCANGCSLGITAHLTYVNTDPEPVEGVFVYPLGEKEVVVGFEAVVSGRLVSLELQSRGKLEDCCLDCCPGSTRHTQCGHSKEWGCCGGTGLEIQCSNGHLLLDEDLERSTFIVSTGQIGPLEIVSVVISTTLELPTLENGAIHLVYPTVLTPIVRSRIHPGKSENGGKSDENSPTTCFGSVSGKQERMLGVGQQCTHALLNSTATNLSPYQLSFQLLVRGACLLAGLESPTHALRADADPSAQSASATYITLAEEHSCDRHLEIILHLSEPHSPLVILERGRLTFSEYEQQIRARRDFNRFARKEAESEKRLEFVRRRYHKDLLLNPVLMLNFSPDLLSEPTELQQASRELIFLIDNSNTMTQHNINKIKEGMLVAIKSLPTRSILNITSICSTVRPLFNSSKPCTDSTVTQALAYIQKIRTDQGGANLWGALSWVYRQPIHRSCPRQLFIIMDGTCRNVGHILELVRRNASNVRCFSLGLGPQACRRLLQGVAKVTGGSTEFLSEEERLQPKLIKCLKKALEPVLMDVRIDWYVPDNVEALLSPNEIPPLYPGTCLIGYCTLYDMSGFKAQKSEVKPRPYRSRPRGSSGSVFELSPSTTELLQPLVPPEERERDAVKECVVEGDFEEALLEISREISSEFSCAHTTDNAVSPGGDTDYSTSDVRRRIQQDSYVQDQYVLTHCSLSSEKAFLSVSPQAESSVLGMGSLPHGLERMEPTQGRGLSRWESPWTQNVTSSGDTDSASGKAGKLLDESRRRQKALARSALASRSFSSPQGDLDMHRLRRALEKVSFEQAVGGRLEESDTDTHSTSRGGLSRPSLTESNSLLFPGSPLDWDTFTDPEGLFSAVPPNEFQASGAECRSVIHGMLGGRAVSWEVRVDLSLLWDTLSTSTGSWDEIIHQLTARSVIRDFENMAEKETDIEVERGPSRRYRMKAIQTSKSCGIVSMYTSFTTTDTNTRNQPQCTHIRHTGVLFGTGHNSHSGSRRQKLCSVGFGRRPSSRASEETEDTHTSTDRDDTPASPCSMTSWDKSTGGSISPSAVSSRSQRSVESFFGSKFNLGRLKVNNGKQAPLKPHCLSAETERHIETDTPDYLPLVRLQLASGAFLLSESYSECIQIPLDRLKRASPYLSHRSSLSPPFRCTSPPTSARHMRDSWADPLEEGSPKLVGGVTQADSGRGSETDTCEGPPLDPAETHGEELAQMDIESSSWATAVALAWLEHRCAGFFVEWELVAAKADFWLKCQSLPEGVDLAGLRAAARQLFLLLRHWDENIKLNVLCYNPNNM
- the alg3 gene encoding dol-P-Man:Man(5)GlcNAc(2)-PP-Dol alpha-1,3-mannosyltransferase; this encodes MFVFESADFIKAANMAGGGKKKSSTLPSTFQKTISSVWQDKHMVLFKAEYYLTDHGQNIRLGQYVFAVFYLITLLLVFHIYHRTKKVPPYVFFFVCCASYRIHSIFVLRLFNDPVAMMLLFGAINLFVDGRWTLGCALYSLAVSVKMNVLLFAPGLLFLLLCEFGLWKTLPKLTLCAAIQLVLGLSFLLVNPVGYISRAFDLGRQFLFKWTVNWRFLPEDVFLSRYFHLALLLAHITTLVLFALKRWKRSGNSIWSILTDLSERKETVHKLNSSDSFLVLFTSNFIGMCFSRSLHYQFYVWYFHTLPYLLWSGGVKKLAHLLRVLILGLIELSWNTYPSTNYSSLSLHVCHFIILLCLWLNPSPALPSQKLDNKAKRH
- the vwa5b2 gene encoding von Willebrand factor A domain-containing protein 5B2 isoform X1, with the translated sequence MPGLKNRTTWAPLLLKTSDITSCANGCSLGITAHLTYVNTDPEPVEGVFVYPLGEKEVVVGFEAVVSGRLVSLELQSRGKLEDCCLDCCPGSTRHTQCGHSKEWGCCGGTGLEIQCSNGHLLLDEDLERSTFIVSTGQIGPLEIVSVVISTTLELPTLENGAIHLVYPTVLTPIVRSRIHPGKSENGGKSDENSPTTCFGSVSGKQERMLGVGQQCTHALLNSTATNLSPYQLSFQLLVRGACLLAGLESPTHALRADADPSAQSASATYITLAEEHSCDRHLEIILHLSEPHSPLVILERGRLTFSEYEQQIRARRDFNRFARKEAESEKRLEFVRRRYHKDLLLNPVLMLNFSPDLLSEPTELQQASRELIFLIDNSNTMTQHNINKIKEGMLVAIKSLPTRSILNITSICSTVRPLFNSSKPCTDSTVTQALAYIQKIRTDQGGANLWGALSWVYRQPIHRSCPRQLFIIMDGTCRNVGHILELVRRNASNVRCFSLGLGPQACRRLLQGVAKVTGGSTEFLSEEERLQPKLIKCLKKALEPVLMDVRIDWYVPDNVEALLSPNEIPPLYPGTCLIGYCTLYDMSGFKAQKSEQVKPRPYRSRPRGSSGSVFELSPSTTELLQPLVPPEERERDAVKECVVEGDFEEALLEISREISSEFSCAHTTDNAVSPGGDTDYSTSDVRRRIQQDSYVQDQYVLTHCSLSSEKAFLSVSPQAESSVLGMGSLPHGLERMEPTQGRGLSRWESPWTQNVTSSGDTDSASGKAGKLLDESRRRQKALARSALASRSFSSPQGDLDMHRLRRALEKVSFEQAVGGRLEESDTDTHSTSRGGLSRPSLTESNSLLFPGSPLDWDTFTDPEGLFSAVPPNEFQASGAECRSVIHGMLGGRAVSWEVRVDLSLLWDTLSTSTGSWDEIIHQLTARSVIRDFENMAEKETDIEVERGPSRRYRMKAIQTSKSCGIVSMYTSFTTTDTNTRNQPQCTHIRHTGVLFGTGHNSHSGSRRQKLCSVGFGRRPSSRASEETEDTHTSTDRDDTPASPCSMTSWDKSTGGSISPSAVSSRSQRSVESFFGSKFNLGRLKVNNGKQAPLKPHCLSAETERHIETDTPDYLPLVRLQLASGAFLLSESYSECIQIPLDRLKRASPYLSHRSSLSPPFRCTSPPTSARHMRDSWADPLEEGSPKLVGGVTQADSGRGSETDTCEGPPLDPAETHGEELAQMDIESSSWATAVALAWLEHRCAGFFVEWELVAAKADFWLKCQSLPEGVDLAGLRAAARQLFLLLRHWDENIKLNVLCYNPNNM